The following are from one region of the uncultured Hyphomonas sp. genome:
- a CDS encoding arsenate reductase family protein, translating to MTYTILHNPNCSTSRKGLEMLKEAGIEPDVRKYMNATEQLSVDELKDIAKKMGGVSPRVFLRTKDAPAAGIDADSSDEAIFEAMAENPKLIQRPIGIKGKKAVLGRPPEDLLKLV from the coding sequence ATGACCTATACGATCCTGCACAATCCGAACTGCTCCACCTCCCGCAAGGGGCTGGAGATGCTGAAAGAGGCCGGGATTGAGCCCGACGTGCGCAAATACATGAACGCCACGGAGCAGCTTTCAGTCGACGAACTCAAGGACATTGCGAAAAAGATGGGCGGCGTGTCGCCCCGCGTCTTCCTGCGAACCAAGGATGCCCCGGCCGCCGGGATCGACGCGGACTCCAGCGATGAGGCCATTTTTGAGGCCATGGCGGAGAACCCGAAACTGATCCAGCGTCCGATCGGCATCAAAGGCAAGAAGGCCGTGCTGGGCCGTCCGCCGGAAGACCTGCTGAAACTCGTTTGA
- a CDS encoding LysE family translocator, protein MFASLDWPAFIVAMLAVELTPGPNMGWLATLSARAGRRHGFKAIAGITLGLAIQLLAAATGLSALLAGSVTLYETLRWGGVAFMLYLAWEAFRDDGSAPPAMANKLAGFRRGLIANLLNPKALVFYLLVVGQFADPLLGHLWLQILVLGSLHILLSLIVHVSIVLVADHLGGLLEKWRTSFTARLGFGLALAVVALWIAMTTSRV, encoded by the coding sequence ATGTTCGCCTCGCTCGACTGGCCTGCCTTTATCGTCGCCATGCTCGCGGTGGAACTCACACCGGGCCCGAACATGGGATGGCTGGCCACGCTGTCGGCGCGCGCTGGCCGGCGGCATGGCTTCAAGGCGATCGCGGGGATCACGCTTGGCCTGGCGATCCAGCTTCTGGCCGCTGCGACGGGCCTGTCTGCCCTGCTTGCGGGATCGGTCACGCTTTATGAGACCCTCCGCTGGGGCGGGGTGGCCTTCATGCTCTACCTTGCCTGGGAAGCCTTCCGGGACGATGGCTCTGCCCCGCCGGCCATGGCAAACAAGCTCGCCGGGTTCCGGCGCGGCCTGATTGCGAACCTGCTGAACCCAAAGGCGCTGGTCTTCTATCTGCTCGTTGTCGGCCAGTTCGCTGACCCGCTTCTGGGCCACCTCTGGTTACAGATCCTCGTTCTGGGCAGCCTGCACATTCTGCTGTCGCTGATCGTCCATGTGAGCATTGTCCTGGTGGCGGACCATCTCGGCGGACTGCTGGAGAAATGGCGGACCTCTTTCACCGCGCGGCTCGGCTTTGGCCTGGCCCTTGCGGTTGTGGCACTGTGGATCGCGATGACGACCTCACGCGTCTGA
- a CDS encoding serine hydrolase domain-containing protein: protein MTDFPISGFTAAGLENVRDVFEANFKDMDELGAGFAVYHRGELIASLLGGWADRQKTKPWGADTLVPVYSTTKGIAAFVLASLVDTLPDGYETPVAAVWPEFAANGKDAVTIGQVLSHQAGLPGFPEEIDPELWLDPPACAAAIAELAPMWPPGTAHGYHPLTWGYLAGEIARRISGETLGTTLKSMFEDVDFHIGLPASEHSRCADIKRPSALADLGELNDYRKAAFVYKWSAPNRGGAIWREIEIPSANGHGTAESVGAIYHHYARNGGGKLRAGIFEDLIRPRTHGPDLVLPLETSFGAGIMLNTHGLFGPNPATLGHSGWGGSMAVSDPDAELTCAYVMNRQSNVLVGDPRAVRLVEAVYAAL, encoded by the coding sequence ATGACCGATTTTCCGATTTCCGGCTTCACCGCCGCTGGCCTCGAAAACGTGCGAGATGTCTTCGAGGCGAACTTCAAAGACATGGACGAGCTTGGCGCCGGCTTTGCCGTGTATCACCGCGGCGAACTGATCGCCTCGCTGCTTGGCGGCTGGGCCGACCGGCAGAAAACGAAACCCTGGGGTGCCGACACGCTGGTGCCCGTCTATTCGACAACCAAGGGCATCGCCGCCTTCGTGCTCGCTTCCCTCGTCGATACGCTGCCGGACGGTTACGAAACCCCGGTCGCCGCTGTCTGGCCGGAATTTGCCGCCAATGGGAAAGACGCCGTCACGATCGGACAGGTGCTGAGCCATCAGGCAGGCCTGCCCGGCTTTCCTGAAGAGATCGACCCGGAGCTGTGGCTGGACCCGCCCGCCTGCGCCGCCGCCATCGCAGAGCTGGCACCGATGTGGCCGCCCGGCACCGCGCATGGCTACCACCCGCTGACCTGGGGCTATCTCGCCGGTGAGATTGCCCGCCGCATCAGCGGCGAGACGCTCGGCACAACACTGAAATCCATGTTCGAAGATGTGGATTTCCATATCGGCCTGCCCGCCAGCGAACATAGCCGCTGCGCAGATATCAAACGCCCGAGCGCACTGGCTGACCTTGGCGAGCTGAACGACTACCGGAAAGCTGCCTTCGTCTACAAATGGTCTGCCCCCAACCGGGGCGGCGCCATCTGGCGCGAGATTGAAATCCCGTCCGCCAATGGTCATGGCACGGCTGAAAGCGTCGGCGCCATTTACCATCACTATGCCCGCAACGGCGGCGGAAAGCTGCGCGCCGGCATCTTCGAAGACCTGATCCGCCCACGCACACACGGACCAGATCTCGTCCTGCCGCTGGAGACGAGCTTCGGCGCAGGCATCATGCTCAACACGCACGGCCTGTTCGGGCCGAACCCGGCAACGCTGGGCCATTCCGGCTGGGGCGGTTCCATGGCTGTGTCCGATCCGGATGCGGAACTCACCTGCGCCTATGTCATGAACCGGCAGTCGAACGTGCTGGTTGGCGATCCACGCGCCGTGCGCCTCGTCGAAGCCGTCTACGCCGCCCTCTGA
- the rarD gene encoding EamA family transporter RarD, whose translation MSSSQRFGFLVGLCAYFIWGSLPLYIRAMRHILPQELLAHRVIWSVPTAIVLIALAGNWRDIRAAFQWRTAKWLILSGLVIGLNWGVYIWAVNADRTIEASLGYFINPLVSVLFGMVFFSEKLRPAQWASVAIAAVGVGVVTIAYGHIPWIALVLCMSFASYGVIRKKMVVDSRAGFLMEVVVLVPLATGWLVWFSMQPGGRLMGQGGWDIPLLMAAGPITAFPLILFALAAKRLKLSTIGMMQYIGPSIQFLIAVFIFREPFGLTLAVAFGFIWLALAVFTIDSMMGEAKARRLARAARPA comes from the coding sequence ATGTCTTCAAGCCAGCGTTTCGGATTCCTGGTTGGCCTGTGTGCCTATTTCATCTGGGGCAGCCTTCCGCTGTACATCCGGGCGATGCGGCATATCCTGCCGCAGGAATTGCTGGCGCACCGGGTGATCTGGTCCGTCCCGACGGCCATCGTGCTGATCGCGCTGGCCGGGAACTGGCGCGATATTCGGGCCGCCTTTCAATGGCGTACGGCGAAATGGCTGATCCTGTCCGGCCTGGTCATCGGCCTGAACTGGGGCGTCTATATCTGGGCGGTAAATGCCGACCGGACCATTGAGGCGTCGCTCGGCTATTTCATCAATCCGCTTGTCAGCGTGTTGTTCGGCATGGTGTTTTTCAGCGAAAAGCTGCGCCCGGCCCAATGGGCATCAGTTGCAATTGCAGCGGTAGGCGTGGGCGTCGTGACGATCGCCTATGGGCACATCCCCTGGATTGCGCTGGTCCTGTGCATGTCGTTCGCCTCCTATGGCGTGATCCGGAAGAAGATGGTGGTCGACAGCCGGGCCGGCTTCCTGATGGAAGTCGTCGTGCTTGTGCCGCTGGCGACGGGCTGGCTCGTCTGGTTCTCCATGCAGCCGGGCGGCCGCCTGATGGGGCAGGGCGGCTGGGACATTCCGCTGCTGATGGCGGCCGGTCCGATCACGGCGTTTCCGCTGATCCTGTTTGCGCTGGCGGCCAAACGGCTGAAACTGTCGACCATCGGCATGATGCAGTATATCGGGCCGAGCATTCAATTTTTGATTGCAGTTTTCATCTTCCGGGAGCCGTTCGGACTGACGCTGGCGGTCGCGTTCGGGTTCATCTGGCTGGCGCTGGCCGTGTTCACCATCGACTCCATGATGGGCGAGGCAAAGGCCCGGCGGCTGGCGCGTGCGGCCCGGCCTGCCTGA
- a CDS encoding MaoC family dehydratase produces the protein MTAQTKSNPGNYFEDFSIGMELVHATPQTVTEGDIALYRALTGNRYAQYSSAEFAKAAGLPGLAIDPVHAFHVVFGKSVPDISLNAVANLGYADGRIRRPIMPGDTLNTVSEVIGMKENSNKRTGVVWVRTRGFNQNGIEVMSFVRWVMVNKREEGSAVPPAHIPDLPEAVPGSELEGFAPMEDWDFALAGSPYGYEDYEIGEKINHVDGMTVEEAEHQIATRLYQNTAKVHFDAHGQKSSRFGKRLIYGGVVISIARSLAFNGLANAGQVLAINGGTHASPLFAGDTIYAWSEVLDKADLSDKAGALRLRLVAVKDQDPGAFAYKTSDGKYADGVLLDFDYWASIPKLSGR, from the coding sequence ATGACTGCACAGACAAAATCCAATCCCGGCAATTATTTCGAGGACTTCTCGATCGGCATGGAACTTGTCCATGCCACGCCCCAGACCGTGACGGAGGGCGATATCGCGCTCTACCGGGCGCTGACCGGAAACCGCTACGCGCAGTATTCCTCGGCTGAGTTCGCGAAGGCCGCTGGCCTTCCGGGCCTCGCCATTGACCCGGTCCATGCTTTCCACGTCGTCTTCGGCAAATCGGTGCCGGACATCTCGCTGAATGCGGTGGCCAATCTCGGTTACGCCGACGGCCGTATCCGCCGCCCGATCATGCCCGGCGATACGCTGAACACCGTGTCCGAAGTCATCGGCATGAAGGAAAACTCCAACAAGCGCACCGGTGTCGTCTGGGTCCGCACACGCGGCTTCAACCAGAATGGCATTGAGGTCATGTCCTTCGTGCGCTGGGTGATGGTGAACAAGCGGGAAGAGGGTTCGGCTGTGCCGCCCGCCCATATTCCGGACCTGCCGGAGGCTGTGCCGGGCAGCGAGCTGGAAGGCTTCGCCCCGATGGAGGACTGGGACTTTGCCCTCGCCGGATCGCCCTATGGCTATGAAGACTATGAGATCGGCGAGAAGATCAACCATGTCGACGGCATGACGGTGGAAGAGGCCGAGCACCAGATCGCGACACGCCTGTACCAGAACACTGCGAAGGTGCATTTCGATGCCCATGGCCAGAAATCCAGCCGTTTCGGCAAGCGCCTGATCTATGGCGGCGTGGTGATCTCCATCGCCCGCTCGCTGGCCTTCAACGGCCTTGCCAATGCCGGGCAGGTGCTGGCCATCAATGGCGGGACGCATGCCAGCCCGCTGTTCGCCGGCGATACGATCTATGCGTGGAGCGAAGTGCTGGACAAGGCAGACCTGTCGGACAAGGCGGGGGCCCTGCGCCTGCGCCTTGTGGCCGTGAAGGATCAGGATCCGGGGGCCTTCGCCTACAAGACCAGCGACGGCAAATATGCCGACGGCGTGCTGCTCGACTTCGACTACTGGGCGTCCATCCCCAAGCTCAGCGGACGCTGA
- a CDS encoding amidohydrolase family protein produces MSYADGRLIHDADSHLMEPADCLDPYFEKRLLDRFLALPQVQELRTGAKAEHVGERLALQQDAAFRAEADDNILLRKNYDAHGAWIRQDRPHALDKLGFASQLVFTTHCLGNFGLDQSADMELCYAAADAHNRMITDFCSIDRRLLAVAYVPLEDFGRSLATAKLAFELGAKALMVPSLCPQHHSPSHVALDPVWAAAEEAGVPVVLHVGGERKLNPAYKENGLPPVPDFHGGDDNFTSVSYMPIPEAAMQTLATLIFDGVFDRFPDLKWGAIELGANWVPGWMRAMDSAAHAFMRNEERLQKLSAKPSEIVRRQFRAAPYPHEDAGWIIRNAGEEIAMFSSDFPHVEGGRNPLKRFDETLQGLPESAIKAFYSGNFIDMMGEGLAPDLRVPELQQSA; encoded by the coding sequence ATGTCATACGCCGATGGACGGCTGATCCATGATGCCGACAGCCATCTGATGGAGCCGGCCGATTGCCTTGATCCATATTTCGAGAAACGCTTGCTGGACCGCTTCCTGGCGCTGCCGCAGGTGCAGGAATTGCGCACCGGCGCCAAGGCTGAACATGTCGGGGAACGCCTGGCGCTGCAACAGGATGCAGCCTTCCGGGCAGAGGCGGATGACAACATTCTGCTGCGCAAGAATTACGACGCGCACGGGGCCTGGATTAGGCAGGACCGGCCGCATGCGCTCGACAAGCTCGGCTTTGCCAGCCAGCTGGTTTTCACCACGCATTGCCTCGGCAATTTCGGCCTCGACCAGTCCGCCGATATGGAACTCTGCTATGCCGCAGCCGATGCGCATAACCGGATGATAACGGACTTCTGCAGCATCGACCGGCGTCTTCTGGCGGTCGCTTATGTGCCGCTGGAGGATTTCGGCCGCTCGCTCGCCACGGCAAAGCTGGCCTTCGAGCTTGGGGCGAAGGCGCTGATGGTGCCGAGCCTCTGCCCGCAGCATCATTCGCCGAGCCATGTTGCGCTGGACCCGGTCTGGGCGGCGGCGGAGGAGGCGGGTGTCCCGGTCGTGCTTCATGTCGGCGGGGAGCGGAAACTGAACCCGGCCTACAAGGAAAACGGCCTGCCGCCCGTGCCAGATTTTCATGGCGGCGACGACAATTTCACGTCCGTCTCCTACATGCCGATCCCCGAAGCGGCGATGCAGACGCTGGCGACGCTGATCTTCGATGGCGTGTTTGATCGCTTCCCGGATCTCAAATGGGGCGCCATCGAACTCGGCGCGAACTGGGTGCCTGGCTGGATGCGGGCAATGGATTCTGCTGCGCACGCCTTCATGCGCAACGAGGAGCGCCTGCAGAAGCTTTCGGCAAAACCGTCAGAAATCGTCCGCCGCCAGTTCCGCGCCGCGCCTTACCCGCATGAAGATGCCGGCTGGATCATCCGCAATGCCGGGGAGGAGATCGCCATGTTCTCCTCCGACTTCCCGCATGTCGAAGGCGGCCGCAATCCGCTCAAGCGGTTTGACGAAACCCTGCAGGGCCTGCCGGAAAGCGCCATCAAGGCCTTCTACTCCGGCAATTTCATCGACATGATGGGCGAAGGCCTCGCGCCAGACCTGCGTGTGCCGGAACTTCAGCAGTCGGCCTAG
- a CDS encoding CoA ester lyase, with translation MASQTHRPRRSCLYMPGANERALEKARGLPADTLLLDLEDAVAPDAKLTAREAILNAVKQGGYGHREIVIRMNGLGTEWGADDLKAAVACGAKAVLAPKVESAADIEALDKALTEAGAPADFGLWVMIEMPKAILRIEEIAAAAETTRLSTFVMGTNDLAKEYRARMTPDRIAFQVALQLSVAAARAYGITAIDGVFNDIKDEDGLINECEQGRDLGFDGKTLIHPSQLETANRVFAPSQHDVEQAKAVIEAFADPANAGKGVLKVNGKMTELLHLDEARRTVAMDEAIRAFETA, from the coding sequence ATGGCTTCACAGACGCATCGCCCACGCCGCTCCTGTCTCTATATGCCCGGCGCAAATGAACGGGCCCTGGAAAAGGCCCGCGGCCTGCCGGCGGATACGCTTTTGCTGGATCTCGAAGACGCCGTTGCACCAGATGCGAAGCTGACCGCGCGCGAAGCGATCCTGAACGCCGTGAAGCAGGGCGGGTATGGCCATCGTGAGATCGTTATCCGCATGAACGGGCTCGGCACGGAATGGGGGGCCGATGACCTGAAGGCCGCTGTTGCATGCGGCGCAAAGGCCGTCCTGGCCCCGAAGGTTGAGTCTGCCGCCGATATCGAAGCGCTGGACAAGGCGCTGACCGAAGCGGGCGCACCTGCTGATTTCGGCCTCTGGGTGATGATCGAGATGCCGAAGGCGATCCTGCGCATCGAAGAGATTGCCGCGGCTGCCGAAACGACGCGTCTTAGCACTTTCGTGATGGGCACCAACGATCTCGCCAAGGAATACCGCGCCCGCATGACGCCGGACCGGATCGCCTTTCAGGTGGCGTTGCAGCTGTCGGTCGCGGCTGCTCGCGCCTACGGCATCACGGCCATTGATGGCGTGTTCAACGACATCAAGGACGAAGACGGCCTGATCAATGAATGCGAACAGGGCCGTGACCTCGGCTTTGACGGCAAGACGCTGATCCACCCGTCGCAGCTGGAAACGGCAAACCGCGTTTTCGCGCCCAGCCAACATGATGTGGAACAGGCCAAGGCTGTGATTGAGGCGTTTGCGGACCCGGCCAATGCCGGCAAAGGCGTCCTGAAGGTCAACGGCAAGATGACCGAACTGCTCCACCTCGACGAGGCCCGCCGGACCGTTGCCATGGACGAGGCCATCCGCGCCTTCGAAACGGCCTGA
- a CDS encoding mechanosensitive ion channel domain-containing protein has product MEETSPSLLNTLKLEDVLRAVQEDLAHLAKEFLSYASLWQFLAIILAGIVGFFLSRVPVTRLRKLAASREKSDILFHVSISAARIVWPVVTALLLWITIPVFGQFGMRNEILRVAASLLNAWIIVRLITSNIRDGFVANTLALLSWLIAALYILRLLQPVTESLDSTIIDFGGVKFSVLRLLTSLFVAAFALWLGRIAGDAAQAQLRSSKKLTPSMAGLLGQVLKIAFIIIAILIALQVVGVNLTALTILSGTLGIGIGFGLQAIFSNFVSGVIILIEKSVKVGDFIELQSGVTGLVREINIRSTLVTTNDNVDILVPNEEFIKAQVINWTLREARRRVRVPFGVAYGSDKELVRKAGLEAADEVEWTLKGMPGRSPQVWLTKFGDSSLEFELVAWLTDAAVSRPARVIADYNWALHTALEKYELEIPFPQRDLHLKSATGLNVTVETRKAKFDSDTD; this is encoded by the coding sequence ATGGAAGAAACATCGCCTTCACTCCTGAACACGCTGAAGCTCGAAGACGTGCTTCGCGCCGTCCAGGAAGACCTGGCCCATCTGGCAAAGGAGTTCCTGTCCTATGCGTCGCTCTGGCAGTTCCTGGCGATCATCCTGGCCGGGATTGTCGGCTTTTTCCTGTCCCGTGTGCCAGTCACCCGGCTGAGAAAACTGGCGGCCAGCCGCGAGAAGTCGGACATTCTGTTCCACGTTTCGATTTCCGCCGCCCGTATCGTCTGGCCTGTGGTGACCGCGCTGCTGCTCTGGATCACCATCCCCGTCTTCGGCCAGTTCGGCATGCGCAACGAGATCCTGCGCGTCGCCGCCAGCCTGCTGAATGCGTGGATCATCGTCCGCCTGATCACATCGAACATCCGGGATGGCTTTGTCGCCAACACGCTGGCCCTTCTGTCCTGGCTGATCGCTGCGCTCTACATCCTGCGCCTGCTGCAGCCGGTGACCGAGTCGCTCGACTCCACGATCATCGATTTCGGCGGCGTGAAATTCTCCGTCCTGCGCCTGCTGACCAGTCTGTTCGTCGCGGCCTTCGCCCTCTGGCTCGGCCGGATCGCCGGGGATGCGGCCCAGGCCCAGCTGCGAAGTTCCAAGAAACTGACACCCTCCATGGCCGGCCTGCTTGGCCAGGTGCTGAAGATCGCCTTCATCATCATCGCCATCCTGATCGCGCTCCAGGTCGTGGGCGTGAACCTCACCGCCCTGACAATCCTCTCCGGGACGCTCGGCATTGGTATCGGCTTCGGTCTGCAGGCGATCTTTTCGAACTTCGTGTCAGGCGTGATCATCCTGATCGAGAAGTCCGTCAAAGTGGGTGACTTCATTGAGCTTCAGTCCGGCGTCACCGGGCTGGTGCGCGAGATCAATATCCGCTCCACGCTGGTCACAACGAACGATAATGTCGACATCCTCGTGCCCAATGAGGAGTTCATCAAGGCACAGGTCATCAACTGGACGCTGCGTGAGGCCCGCCGCCGGGTGCGCGTGCCGTTCGGGGTCGCCTATGGCTCCGACAAGGAGCTTGTCCGCAAGGCCGGGCTGGAAGCGGCGGATGAAGTCGAATGGACCCTGAAAGGCATGCCGGGCCGCTCACCGCAGGTGTGGCTCACCAAATTCGGCGACAGCTCGCTGGAATTCGAACTCGTCGCCTGGCTCACCGATGCTGCCGTCAGCCGCCCCGCCCGCGTGATCGCAGATTATAACTGGGCGCTTCACACGGCGCTGGAGAAATACGAGCTCGAAATCCCCTTCCCGCAGCGCGACCTGCACCTCAAAAGCGCAACGGGCCTCAACGTCACCGTCGAGACCCGCAAGGCAAAGTTCGATTCGGATACAGACTAG
- a CDS encoding aspartate-semialdehyde dehydrogenase yields the protein MGTRIAIVGATGNVGRELLAILDERMFPADEVHAVASRRSLGKEVSFGDRTLKCQDIESFDFSKVDLVLMSAGGSTAKQWCPKIAKAGAITIDNSSAWRMDPDVPLVVPECNGDAVMGYEKKRIIANPNCSTAQLVVALKPLHDAVGVKRVVCSTYQSVSGAGKDAMDELWNQTRGIYVNDEPTPEIFPKEIAFNVIPQIDVFMDDGFTKEEWKMRVETKKIIDESIELVATCVRVPVFVGHSEAVSVELAGPMSAKEAKDLLRESPGIMLVDDPKEDLYITPKECVGDWATFISRVRKDPTVENGLMFWCVSDNLRKGAALNAVQIAEELLNRGVIKPEKQTVVPD from the coding sequence ATGGGCACACGGATTGCGATTGTCGGCGCGACAGGAAATGTCGGGCGTGAATTGCTGGCCATTCTGGACGAGCGCATGTTCCCGGCAGATGAAGTCCACGCCGTGGCGTCGCGCCGGTCGCTTGGCAAGGAAGTCTCCTTCGGCGACCGCACGCTGAAATGCCAGGACATTGAGAGCTTTGACTTTTCCAAGGTCGATCTCGTCCTGATGTCGGCTGGCGGTTCCACCGCGAAACAATGGTGCCCGAAGATCGCCAAGGCCGGCGCCATCACCATCGACAATTCCTCCGCCTGGCGGATGGACCCGGATGTGCCGCTGGTCGTGCCGGAGTGCAATGGCGACGCCGTGATGGGCTATGAGAAGAAGCGGATCATCGCGAACCCGAACTGCTCCACCGCCCAGCTCGTCGTGGCGCTGAAGCCGCTGCACGACGCGGTCGGTGTCAAGCGTGTCGTCTGCTCGACCTACCAGTCCGTTTCCGGCGCGGGCAAAGATGCCATGGACGAGCTGTGGAACCAGACGCGCGGCATCTATGTGAACGACGAGCCGACGCCAGAGATCTTCCCGAAGGAAATCGCCTTCAACGTGATCCCGCAGATCGACGTCTTCATGGATGACGGCTTCACCAAGGAAGAGTGGAAGATGCGCGTCGAGACGAAGAAGATCATCGACGAAAGCATCGAACTCGTCGCCACCTGTGTGCGCGTGCCGGTTTTTGTCGGCCACTCTGAAGCGGTCAGCGTTGAACTGGCCGGCCCGATGAGTGCAAAGGAAGCAAAAGACCTGCTGCGGGAAAGCCCCGGTATCATGCTGGTCGACGATCCGAAGGAAGACCTCTACATCACGCCGAAAGAGTGCGTCGGTGACTGGGCAACCTTTATCAGCCGCGTGCGCAAGGACCCGACCGTCGAAAACGGCCTGATGTTCTGGTGCGTCTCAGACAACCTCCGCAAGGGCGCCGCGCTGAACGCCGTGCAGATCGCCGAGGAACTCCTGAACCGCGGTGTCATCAAGCCGGAAAAACAGACGGTCGTGCCGGACTAG
- the dapF gene encoding diaminopimelate epimerase — translation MKIWKMNGAGNAFAIFDARSAPFSPTEDQVRQLADEMNADQVIALERDAARDVFMRIWNCDGGEVSACGNVSRCVGHLLLEETGKDVVTIQTEADILRAFRAEDGLITVDMGSPLMGWEDIPLAEKMDVRGVDVKIGPMDNPVLSRPAVVSMGNPHAVFFVSDVDAYDIPALGPLVEWHPLFPEGTNVGFAQVIDRNTIRLRVWERGAGLTKACGTGACAALVCAARAKLTERTAKMILDGGELLIEWRESDDRVYMTGPVELEFETEI, via the coding sequence ATGAAAATCTGGAAGATGAACGGGGCGGGCAATGCGTTTGCCATTTTTGACGCCCGGTCTGCACCGTTCTCCCCGACGGAGGACCAGGTGCGCCAGCTGGCCGACGAAATGAACGCCGATCAGGTCATCGCGCTTGAGCGGGATGCGGCGCGCGACGTCTTCATGCGCATCTGGAACTGCGATGGCGGCGAAGTGTCGGCTTGCGGCAATGTCAGCCGCTGTGTGGGGCATCTCTTGCTGGAAGAAACCGGCAAGGATGTCGTGACCATCCAGACAGAGGCCGACATTCTGCGTGCCTTCCGCGCTGAGGATGGCCTCATCACGGTGGACATGGGCTCGCCCCTGATGGGCTGGGAAGACATTCCGCTGGCGGAAAAGATGGATGTGCGCGGGGTCGACGTGAAAATCGGCCCGATGGACAATCCGGTCCTGTCGCGTCCGGCGGTGGTGTCCATGGGCAATCCGCACGCGGTGTTCTTCGTCTCCGATGTCGACGCCTATGACATTCCGGCGCTTGGCCCGCTGGTGGAGTGGCATCCGCTGTTTCCGGAGGGCACGAATGTCGGCTTTGCGCAGGTCATCGACCGGAATACGATCCGCCTGCGCGTCTGGGAACGTGGGGCGGGACTGACCAAGGCCTGTGGCACGGGCGCCTGCGCGGCGCTTGTCTGTGCGGCCCGCGCAAAGCTCACAGAGCGTACGGCGAAAATGATCCTCGATGGCGGGGAGTTGCTGATCGAATGGCGCGAAAGCGACGACCGCGTCTACATGACGGGGCCGGTCGAGCTGGAATTCGAGACCGAGATCTGA
- a CDS encoding nuclear transport factor 2 family protein, with amino-acid sequence MLDDVIARYIQCYNDRDIDGMLDCVTDDVVFENISNAGGSMRLDGKDMMRQVADLSGNAFSYRRQRLVNVVSGGGKAAAEIEFEGKAAVDLPNGIKAGETVKVRGASFFEFRGNLLCRIADYS; translated from the coding sequence ATGCTCGACGACGTCATTGCCCGCTACATTCAATGCTATAATGACCGTGACATAGACGGCATGCTCGACTGCGTGACCGATGATGTCGTGTTCGAAAACATCTCAAATGCCGGCGGCTCCATGCGCCTTGATGGCAAGGACATGATGCGCCAGGTGGCCGATCTGTCCGGAAATGCCTTCTCATACCGCCGCCAGCGGCTGGTCAATGTCGTGTCCGGCGGCGGCAAAGCAGCCGCTGAGATCGAATTCGAAGGCAAGGCCGCCGTCGACCTTCCGAACGGCATCAAGGCCGGTGAAACCGTGAAAGTGCGCGGCGCCAGCTTCTTCGAATTCCGCGGCAACCTGCTCTGCCGGATTGCCGATTACAGCTAG